In a genomic window of Gigantopelta aegis isolate Gae_Host chromosome 9, Gae_host_genome, whole genome shotgun sequence:
- the LOC121381182 gene encoding uncharacterized protein LOC121381182 isoform X2, translating to MKGFVNIPVHNLLCCQINRGFKSLKVHSSDINPSNYNTMMMMPAVLFVAFLLASPNHGQYPVTPAPPTPAPPKPAPPTPTPTPQPPSFFQMWLRFRMWAWFMEEFF from the exons ATGAAAGGTTTCGTAAACATACCTGTCCATAATTTATTGTGTTGCCAAATTAATAGAGGTTTTAAAAGCCTGAAAGTACACAGTTCCGATATTAATCCATCTAACTACAACACAATGATG ATGATGCCGGCTGTCCTGTTCGTTGCTTTTCTTCTCGCGTCACCTAACCACGGGCAATATCCAG TAACACCAGCTCCACCCACACCAGCTCCACCCAAACCAGCTCCACCTACACCTACACCTACACCACAGCCACCGTCGTTTTTCCAGATGTGGCTACGGTTTCGGATGTGGGCTTGGTTTATGGAAGAGTTCTTCTAG
- the LOC121381182 gene encoding uncharacterized protein LOC121381182 isoform X1 has protein sequence MKGFVNIPVHNLLCCQINRGFKSLKVHSSDINPSNYNTMMMMPAVLFVAFLLASPNHGQYPGNTSSTQTSSTYTYTYTTATVVFPDVATVSDVGLVYGRVLLASPKHAIVSSGYQRKYKCLLYNLVVPIPTGTSLPVNRDSGRTA, from the exons ATGAAAGGTTTCGTAAACATACCTGTCCATAATTTATTGTGTTGCCAAATTAATAGAGGTTTTAAAAGCCTGAAAGTACACAGTTCCGATATTAATCCATCTAACTACAACACAATGATG ATGATGCCGGCTGTCCTGTTCGTTGCTTTTCTTCTCGCGTCACCTAACCACGGGCAATATCCAGGTA ACACCAGCTCCACCCAAACCAGCTCCACCTACACCTACACCTACACCACAGCCACCGTCGTTTTTCCAGATGTGGCTACGGTTTCGGATGTGGGCTTGGTTTATGGAAGAGTTCTTCTAGCATCGCCCAAACATGCTATTGTCTCATCCGGCTATCAACGAAAGTACAAATGTCTGCTTTATAACCTGGTTGTTCCAATACCAACGGGAACCAGTCTACCGGTGAACAGAGACAGTGGACGAACTGCATGA